The Myxococcales bacterium nucleotide sequence GCTTCCTGCGCCTGGTCCTCGGCCGTAACGACAGGCGGCTTGTCCTGCAGCTGCTTGATCGTGGTAGGCAGATTTGCATCCATTGCGTGTACATCCTGCACCAAAGGCAAAAGGGCACTGGGATGTTGTGTGGCTACGAACCAGTTTTTGCGAGGCGCGCGCTGCAACGCCGATTTCCAGTGATGGAGCGCCGTTAGTGGCAACCAGCCCCATGCGCCTGTATCGGGAATATGTACCAATGCGTATCGATGTGCTCTGATGTAAATGTTCGCTGCGCTTTGGGGCTCGGTGTGGCCAATTCCTTTCAAGCGATATGAATTTGCGATATCGAACAGAGGCGCTGCATATGAAGTCGCGTTGTTTGGAACGGTCGCCGTCTTGGTTTCGATAAACTCGACATCTTCGCGCGCAACGAATTGCTGCGGCTTCGAGCCCACGATAGGAAGCCAGGGTCGCGTATCGCTTGCGTGATGAATAACTTCGAGCTCCGCGTTCTCAGTCTGCACAGTGCTAGGCGGGACAGGGACAAGCACACCGCGCTTTTCGTCGAGCTCTCGCAGCACTGCGCCTCGGCGGGCTACTCGGACCAGGCTGAACTTGATGTTTTCCGCTGCTTCCATGGAGCTGCTCTCTTGCAAATCACCTGATTCCCGGCATCCGATCGTAGAAAACGACAAGATGCAACCGAACAGGACTGCTGCTTCTCTCAAGGCTCGGCTGACTTTGGTCCCACGCACAGACTCATCCCCGGCTGCGATCTACGCTAGATCGGGAATAAGTCAAATCGAAGGCGTTAGACACACTGGTGACCTCAGCGCGGCCCTCGACGGTGTTACAATCAAGGGGAAGATCCCCCTTGGCCCACTGCGTGCTCCCTGAGCCGCGCCGTTGCTACTCTTGTGCGGGATTGGTGACACGGCCCAGAAACAATATCGCGCCGGTGGCATTGTCTCGAATCGCAAAAATGAAGGGGCGGTTGAGCAAGAGCTCCTTGTCAGCAATGGGAAACGATACCCGCCACATGATGACGGCCGTGGCTGCGGCTGCCTCGGTGCCAGCCTCATCGACGCTCACAAATGCTTGATGAACGACATCTTGAATGGCAAAACCTCCCATATCACTCATGCCCGAAAAGTCTGCCGCGCCAAATGCGTCTGTCATCCCCAAGGCCATGAGGGGTTCTCTAAGCCTCGCTTGCAGCGTGAACTTGAACCTTGGCATGGCTACATTCACCGTGTGACCGGCGAGGCCGTCGATTGCCTCTCGCAAATGGGCGGACACATCTTGTTCGATTTGCGGAAATGCGTCCTCCTTCGGCAGAAGGACCAACATGGCTAGCTCATCACCATCGTAGGGCAGCTCCACGGCTTGCCACGCGTCCGATTCCGCGTATCGCAAGGCCTCGGTCTGGTGCATCATCGGCACCTCTACCACATCCCCGGCCAACGTCGTAAAGTCTTCAGATAGCGTTTGTTCTTGCCTAAAAGGCGTGGCCCACGCCGCATTGAAGTACACAGCATTGGTCAACACCAATTGGGTGGCAGGCGTGATAATTCCCGGTGCCAACAGGTCTGAAATTCGGTCTTCCGTCATGTCTGCGACCCAATCGTTGATGGCCAAACGTGATTCCTCTGCGTTGGATGCGAAATCGAGCAGATACAATCCCGCGCCATAGTGCGCGGCCAGGGTATCTAGGTAGTCGGGACGAAAGACGAAATCTCTTTGCCCCCAGGCTTGATTGACTATGTGCAAACGAAAAGGTTCGCCGTCCTTTCCCTGGGCGTTCTTTCCGCGCGTGGCAAGCTCTTGATCGAGTGCATTGAATGAGGGGTGTATTTCCGCATCATTCAGCTCGAAGTGCAACGTGGACTTCATCTGTGCTGCGGTATTGTTACGCGCCCCCGCGTAAGCCATTGCCAGAGCTGTCGAAATACTATGCGGGGAAAAGAATAGGTTCCTGTCGTCATCTAGGAGTTCAGCGTACAAATCCCCAGCAAACTCTGCGTTGCCTTCTGCCAATTCATGGACTCTGGCATCGGGCAACTCATCTACGGTCAAGCGCGCCTTATCGGACGCTGCTACCTGCGCGCCTTTGGGCACGCGTCCTTCCGTCCCAGAACCACAGCCCAGGGCAAAAGAAACGCCAGCCAGTAGATATACAATGCAAGTTCTTATCATGACACTCTCCTTACTGGGAGCTAATGCAAATACCGCGCCACATAAATTGTCTCTGAAATCAAAGGAAAACTTCGCAGGCTTACTTACGCTGGCACACTCTGGCACACTCCTTGAGCGAGCCCACGCAGCAGGCGCTACCAACTTGTCATGGCTTGCCGCGTCAGCGTTCGCGGATGCCCACATCGTCGGCAAAGCTCCCAATCGCACGCTCGGAAATAATAT carries:
- a CDS encoding serpin family protein produces the protein MIRTCIVYLLAGVSFALGCGSGTEGRVPKGAQVAASDKARLTVDELPDARVHELAEGNAEFAGDLYAELLDDDRNLFFSPHSISTALAMAYAGARNNTAAQMKSTLHFELNDAEIHPSFNALDQELATRGKNAQGKDGEPFRLHIVNQAWGQRDFVFRPDYLDTLAAHYGAGLYLLDFASNAEESRLAINDWVADMTEDRISDLLAPGIITPATQLVLTNAVYFNAAWATPFRQEQTLSEDFTTLAGDVVEVPMMHQTEALRYAESDAWQAVELPYDGDELAMLVLLPKEDAFPQIEQDVSAHLREAIDGLAGHTVNVAMPRFKFTLQARLREPLMALGMTDAFGAADFSGMSDMGGFAIQDVVHQAFVSVDEAGTEAAAATAVIMWRVSFPIADKELLLNRPFIFAIRDNATGAILFLGRVTNPAQE